In one Natronoarchaeum mannanilyticum genomic region, the following are encoded:
- a CDS encoding MBL fold metallo-hydrolase, whose product MFEKITARELADRQDSDDDNYTLIDTRPEESYEAWHITGAENIPFGPAETLDDDQREVIDERADGDEIITICGKGATSSALASELDANDYDDVAVVKGGMRDWNSLYESARVDTENDDLVIIQFQRRAKGCLSYLVGSRSAGEAAVVDPTRHTDQYITTTAEEGLEITQVMDTHVHADHISGGHDLATKLDVPYRLGNHATDRNLSYEFDPLTDGDTVSVGDVEIEVLYTPGHTTEMVNYRIDDEAILTGDALFLDSVGRTELEFGEEEAEEGARMQYETLHDTLLELPDELTVLPGHVTVNNDGTYENGAPGELVGASLADVRSSLDLADLDEAAFVERLIENIPEKPDNYETIISINRGKESVESSRDATMLETGANNCAA is encoded by the coding sequence ATGTTCGAGAAAATCACTGCTCGAGAGTTGGCGGACAGGCAGGACTCGGACGACGATAACTACACACTCATCGACACGCGTCCCGAGGAGAGTTACGAAGCGTGGCATATCACGGGGGCGGAGAACATCCCGTTCGGGCCGGCAGAAACCTTGGACGATGACCAGCGAGAAGTGATCGACGAGCGAGCCGACGGGGACGAGATAATCACGATCTGTGGGAAGGGCGCAACGTCGTCGGCGCTCGCCTCCGAGTTGGATGCCAACGACTACGACGACGTTGCGGTCGTCAAAGGCGGGATGCGTGACTGGAATTCCCTTTACGAGTCTGCTCGCGTCGACACCGAGAACGATGACCTCGTTATCATCCAGTTCCAGCGCCGAGCAAAAGGCTGTCTCAGTTACCTCGTCGGGTCACGAAGCGCCGGGGAAGCCGCCGTCGTCGATCCAACTCGCCACACTGACCAGTATATAACGACGACCGCCGAAGAAGGGCTAGAGATCACGCAGGTAATGGATACTCACGTCCATGCAGATCACATTTCTGGCGGTCACGACCTCGCAACAAAACTTGACGTTCCGTACCGTCTCGGCAACCATGCAACCGACCGAAACCTCAGTTATGAGTTCGATCCCTTGACGGACGGCGACACGGTCTCGGTTGGCGATGTCGAGATCGAAGTGCTGTACACGCCTGGCCACACTACTGAGATGGTCAACTACCGTATCGACGACGAAGCGATACTGACGGGCGACGCTCTGTTCCTCGACTCGGTTGGCCGCACGGAACTGGAATTCGGTGAGGAGGAAGCCGAAGAAGGCGCGAGGATGCAGTACGAGACGCTCCACGACACCTTGCTAGAACTTCCGGACGAGCTCACAGTGCTGCCGGGGCACGTCACGGTGAACAACGACGGCACCTATGAGAACGGGGCGCCGGGCGAACTCGTCGGCGCGTCACTCGCGGATGTCCGCAGCAGTCTCGACCTGGCTGATCTCGACGAGGCCGCGTTCGTCGAGCGGTTGATCGAAAACATTCCCGAAAAGCCGGATAACTACGAGACGATCATCAGCATCAACCGTGGCAAGGAGAGTGTCGAGAGTAGTCGCGATGCTACGATGCTCGAGACCGGTGCCAACAACTGCGCTGCCTGA
- a CDS encoding sulfite exporter TauE/SafE family protein: MSAPDSTIDVEQFLRNFFEFQYREVMMVFATLAVVVSSIVFFPGMDNLGKGIQSDVSLGLLGMFIVVAIVAGVVKGMVGFGYALITTPIFALVVDPTFAVVVLTIPPWMINMFQVGETDTGWTFVREEWILLLLAIVGTVLGVAFLAEFSTGPAVPFVIGLIIFGYVVFQVVQDFVTVERSHNPVALSTAGFLEGFLLAVANLGPLLPAYFHTFERDTERYIGGLSMVLGAIFTIRIVQMALFTDLLTTYRLWLGSVIAVVTIVGLLLGTYLRRLEVDEQKFNWFVVALLFVISLNIFRNTIPALFL, translated from the coding sequence ATGAGCGCTCCAGACTCTACTATCGATGTCGAACAGTTCCTCCGGAACTTCTTCGAATTCCAGTACCGAGAGGTGATGATGGTTTTCGCGACGCTTGCTGTCGTTGTGAGCTCTATCGTCTTCTTCCCCGGGATGGATAACCTGGGCAAGGGGATCCAGTCTGACGTATCGCTTGGGCTGTTGGGGATGTTCATCGTCGTAGCAATCGTTGCAGGTGTCGTCAAAGGGATGGTCGGATTCGGATACGCGCTCATCACAACCCCGATATTCGCCCTGGTGGTCGATCCGACGTTCGCCGTCGTCGTCCTCACGATCCCTCCGTGGATGATCAATATGTTTCAGGTCGGGGAGACAGACACTGGATGGACGTTCGTACGAGAGGAGTGGATACTCCTTCTGCTCGCTATCGTTGGTACCGTTCTCGGGGTCGCGTTCTTGGCCGAGTTCAGTACAGGTCCGGCCGTACCCTTCGTTATCGGGCTCATCATCTTCGGGTACGTCGTCTTTCAGGTCGTCCAGGACTTCGTGACGGTCGAACGCTCACACAACCCGGTCGCTCTTAGTACAGCTGGGTTCCTCGAAGGATTCCTGTTGGCAGTGGCGAACCTCGGTCCGCTTCTCCCGGCGTACTTCCACACTTTCGAGAGAGATACCGAACGGTACATCGGCGGTCTGTCGATGGTCCTCGGGGCGATTTTTACGATCCGAATCGTGCAGATGGCTCTGTTCACCGATCTCCTGACGACGTATCGATTGTGGCTCGGATCGGTGATCGCGGTCGTCACGATCGTCGGCCTCCTCCTCGGAACCTACTTGCGGCGGCTAGAAGTAGACGAACAGAAGTTCAACTGGTTCGTCGTCGCGCTCCTGTTCGTTATCTCTCTCAACATCTTCAGGAACACGATTCCTGCCCTCTTCCTGTGA
- a CDS encoding NAD(P)/FAD-dependent oxidoreductase, whose translation MTGERRDLVIAGSGVAGLSAAVYAARADLDPLVLEGDEPGGQLTLTTDVENYLGFPDGVGGMELIQRGKEQAEQFGAEFRHGSIETADVDGRPFELTLSTGDTVQTRALVVATGASARWVGAENEAELMGYGLSTCATCDGAFHRGDDVLVVGGGDSAMEEALFLAKFADSVTVVHRREELRASEIMADRARAHDDIEFRWNTELLALEGSQEDGVTGATLVSHPDGYPVEKYEAGDDVTRADVDVGGVFYAIGHEPNTDFLRETPVELDDDGYVRTAPTGDAAMTTETAVDGIFAAGDVMDRTYQQAVTAAGTGSMAALDAEAWLEEDAPTAATVSDPVTSEAGD comes from the coding sequence ATGACCGGCGAACGACGCGACCTCGTCATCGCCGGATCGGGCGTCGCGGGGCTCTCCGCGGCGGTGTACGCCGCCCGCGCCGACCTCGACCCGCTCGTCCTCGAAGGCGACGAGCCGGGCGGCCAGCTGACGCTCACGACCGACGTCGAGAACTATCTCGGCTTCCCCGACGGCGTCGGCGGCATGGAGCTCATCCAGCGCGGGAAGGAACAGGCCGAGCAGTTCGGCGCCGAGTTCCGGCACGGTAGCATCGAGACGGCGGACGTCGACGGTCGGCCGTTCGAGCTCACGCTGTCGACCGGAGACACGGTGCAAACGCGTGCACTGGTCGTCGCCACCGGCGCGAGCGCTCGATGGGTCGGCGCCGAGAACGAGGCGGAGCTGATGGGATACGGCCTCTCGACGTGTGCTACCTGCGACGGAGCGTTCCATCGGGGCGACGACGTGCTGGTCGTCGGGGGCGGCGACTCCGCGATGGAGGAGGCGCTGTTCCTCGCGAAGTTCGCCGACTCGGTGACGGTCGTCCACCGCCGCGAGGAACTTCGCGCGTCCGAGATCATGGCCGATCGTGCACGCGCCCACGACGACATCGAGTTCCGCTGGAACACGGAACTGCTGGCACTCGAGGGGTCTCAGGAGGACGGCGTGACCGGTGCGACGCTGGTCTCTCACCCGGACGGGTATCCGGTCGAGAAGTACGAGGCGGGCGACGACGTGACCCGCGCGGACGTCGACGTCGGCGGCGTGTTCTACGCCATCGGCCACGAGCCCAACACCGACTTCCTCCGAGAAACGCCGGTCGAACTCGACGACGACGGGTACGTCCGGACGGCGCCCACGGGCGACGCCGCGATGACGACGGAGACGGCGGTCGACGGCATCTTCGCGGCCGGCGACGTGATGGACCGCACGTACCAGCAAGCGGTCACTGCCGCCGGCACGGGGAGCATGGCCGCCCTCGACGCCGAAGCGTGGCTCGAAGAGGACGCCCCGACGGCGGCGACGGTCAGCGACCCCGTCACCTCCGAAGCGGGGGACTGA
- the trxA gene encoding thioredoxin: MTVETASDASTATPDEPVYVNGQDELDDTVADYDVVLADFYADWCGPCQMLEPVVETLAEETDAAVAKIDVDANQQLAGAYGVRGVPTLVLFADGEQAEQVVGVQSEDQLRSLIEGYTE, translated from the coding sequence ATGACAGTCGAAACCGCTTCCGACGCAAGCACAGCCACGCCCGACGAACCGGTCTACGTGAACGGGCAGGACGAGCTCGACGACACCGTCGCCGACTACGACGTCGTACTCGCGGACTTCTACGCGGACTGGTGCGGTCCGTGCCAGATGCTCGAACCGGTCGTCGAGACGCTCGCCGAGGAAACTGACGCCGCCGTCGCCAAGATCGACGTCGACGCCAATCAGCAACTCGCCGGCGCGTACGGCGTCCGCGGCGTCCCGACGCTCGTGCTGTTCGCCGACGGCGAGCAAGCCGAGCAGGTGGTCGGCGTCCAGTCCGAGGACCAGCTGCGGTCGCTGATCGAGGGGTACACCGAGTAA
- a CDS encoding helix-turn-helix domain-containing protein, whose translation MPDSMSEQLRQDMECEGLLECFHGLKQLDKECFQALVETEEPLTVDEIAEAVDRERSTAYRAVQRLLQTGFIQKEQVNYEQGGYYHVYEPTDPSKIADDMQRMLNDWYAKMGQLIGEFETKYEQQDAASASAES comes from the coding sequence ATGCCAGATTCGATGTCCGAACAACTCAGGCAGGATATGGAGTGCGAGGGGCTCCTCGAGTGTTTCCACGGGCTCAAACAGCTCGACAAGGAGTGCTTCCAGGCGCTCGTCGAGACCGAAGAGCCGCTCACCGTCGACGAGATCGCCGAGGCCGTCGACCGCGAACGGTCGACCGCCTACCGGGCGGTCCAGCGGCTGCTCCAGACCGGCTTCATCCAGAAAGAGCAGGTCAACTACGAGCAGGGCGGCTACTACCACGTCTACGAGCCGACCGACCCCTCGAAGATCGCCGACGACATGCAGCGGATGCTCAACGACTGGTACGCGAAGATGGGCCAGCTCATCGGCGAGTTCGAGACGAAGTACGAGCAGCAAGACGCCGCGTCGGCGTCCGCCGAGAGCTGA
- a CDS encoding sulfite exporter TauE/SafE family protein, which yields MEILGISLALLTLFVGFGLLIGILFGFFGMGGSFLVTPALLVMGYPSRVAVGSGLAFVFGTSVIATLKHRDLGQVDYKLGVLMIAGTTAGIEVGKEIVLHLEELGLAGSIISVTYVFLLGGIGVFVTYEALKGGDGAGVDHDAADADLDDADIPDLAKKIQSYRVPPMMSLRGGISVSLWMILGVAFATGLLSGFLGVGGGFIRMPALFYLIGVPVPIAVGTDLFEIVFSGGIGSFLYAMDGGVDLSIVLPLLAGSALGARVGSAATSIVDEDEIKVYFGLMLLGGSIAVAVREVGNVYGIPIFDTVSLVLILGSALMVSGAVVYSSVTALREEPTSAASPTED from the coding sequence ATGGAGATACTGGGAATCAGCCTGGCGCTGTTGACCCTGTTCGTCGGGTTCGGCCTGCTCATCGGGATCCTCTTCGGATTCTTCGGGATGGGCGGGTCCTTCCTCGTCACGCCCGCGCTCCTCGTGATGGGCTATCCTTCGCGCGTCGCCGTCGGGAGCGGCCTGGCGTTCGTGTTCGGGACGTCCGTGATCGCGACGCTGAAACACCGCGACCTCGGGCAGGTCGACTACAAGCTCGGCGTGTTGATGATCGCCGGCACGACCGCCGGCATCGAGGTCGGCAAGGAGATCGTGCTCCACCTCGAGGAGCTGGGGCTGGCCGGCAGCATCATCAGCGTCACCTACGTGTTCCTGCTGGGCGGCATCGGCGTCTTCGTCACCTACGAGGCGCTGAAAGGCGGCGACGGCGCGGGCGTCGACCACGACGCCGCCGACGCCGATCTCGACGACGCGGACATCCCCGACCTCGCCAAGAAGATCCAGTCGTACCGCGTGCCGCCGATGATGAGCCTTCGCGGCGGCATCTCGGTGTCGCTGTGGATGATCCTCGGCGTCGCGTTCGCGACGGGGCTACTGTCGGGCTTCCTCGGCGTCGGCGGCGGGTTCATCCGGATGCCCGCGCTGTTCTACCTGATCGGCGTGCCGGTGCCGATCGCGGTCGGAACGGACCTCTTCGAGATCGTCTTCTCGGGCGGGATCGGGAGCTTCCTCTACGCGATGGACGGTGGCGTCGACCTCTCGATCGTCCTGCCGCTGCTGGCCGGGAGCGCGCTCGGCGCGCGGGTCGGCTCCGCCGCGACGAGCATCGTCGACGAGGACGAGATCAAGGTGTACTTCGGGCTGATGCTGCTGGGCGGCTCGATCGCCGTCGCCGTCCGCGAAGTCGGGAACGTCTACGGCATCCCGATCTTCGACACCGTCAGTCTGGTGTTGATCCTCGGCTCGGCGCTGATGGTCAGCGGGGCCGTCGTTTACAGCAGCGTCACCGCGCTGCGCGAGGAGCCGACGTCGGCGGCGTCGCCGACCGAAGACTGA
- a CDS encoding DUF7512 family protein: MLDISGLPAAAEAGVLIGAVLLEAIVLYVGYGLAEQAFGSAVIERLKGI, encoded by the coding sequence ATGCTAGATATCAGCGGTCTCCCCGCCGCCGCGGAGGCCGGCGTGTTGATCGGCGCCGTTCTGCTCGAAGCCATCGTGCTCTACGTGGGCTACGGCCTCGCGGAACAGGCGTTCGGGAGTGCAGTGATCGAACGGCTCAAAGGGATCTAA
- a CDS encoding universal stress protein produces MRAIYATDLSAASEAAIENETCLDYLRRVGVDEIHLVTVVPSNVHSGMPGMDFEGRRRRALERYRDVMEDAGFEVEAHVVRGTPHRRINGIAESVRAELTIVGSRGQSPLENRVIGSTARNLARTTVVPLLVNRVERATDEPEVVREHLFRRVLYATDFSENAERAFEAFSYLRHATEEATLVHVESPKDPVDDPEAQLSEFAERLEDWDIDTRIELRYGDAADEILDVEESVTPTTTLLGSRGRSRLRRLLLGSVSEEIVARAAGNVYLVPPPRTA; encoded by the coding sequence GTGAGAGCGATCTACGCGACCGACCTGTCGGCGGCCAGCGAGGCGGCGATCGAGAACGAGACGTGCTTGGACTACCTCCGGCGCGTCGGCGTCGACGAGATCCACCTCGTGACGGTCGTGCCGTCGAACGTCCACTCGGGGATGCCGGGGATGGACTTCGAGGGGCGTCGGCGCCGCGCCCTCGAGCGCTACCGGGACGTGATGGAAGACGCCGGGTTCGAGGTCGAGGCCCACGTCGTGCGCGGGACGCCGCACCGACGCATCAACGGCATCGCCGAGTCCGTCCGGGCCGAGCTGACGATCGTGGGGTCGCGAGGACAGAGCCCGCTCGAAAATCGCGTGATCGGATCGACCGCACGGAACCTCGCACGAACCACCGTCGTCCCGCTGCTGGTCAACCGGGTCGAGCGGGCGACCGACGAGCCCGAGGTGGTTCGAGAACACCTCTTTCGGCGGGTTCTCTACGCGACCGACTTCTCGGAGAACGCCGAACGGGCGTTCGAGGCGTTCTCGTATCTGCGCCACGCGACCGAGGAAGCGACGCTCGTCCACGTCGAGTCGCCGAAAGACCCCGTCGACGACCCCGAGGCGCAGCTCTCGGAGTTCGCCGAGCGACTGGAGGACTGGGACATCGACACACGCATCGAGCTCCGGTACGGCGACGCCGCCGACGAGATTCTCGACGTCGAGGAGTCGGTCACACCCACGACGACGCTGCTCGGCTCGCGCGGCCGGAGCCGGCTCCGGCGGCTGCTGCTCGGAAGCGTCTCCGAGGAAATCGTTGCCAGAGCAGCAGGGAACGTCTACCTGGTCCCGCCGCCGCGGACGGCCTAA
- a CDS encoding inorganic phosphate transporter: MDIATVVLFVVAALASLFMAWVIGAGSSGATPFAPAVGANAVSTMRAAFIVGIFGFAGAVTQGSNVSKAIGSGLVGGISLPVMGVIVVLLIGAGLMAIGIWTGYPIATAFTVTGSVVGVGLALGGTPVWPKYAQIGSVWVLTPFVGGGIAYGIASVLPREDVPERYSVPVLAGLVGAVLTNVEFSFLGPGGTAGSLSGLARRTLGVDGLAVPVLVTLLAAVGIAVAVSLDIRRDKYGGLRRVLLSLGALVAFSAGGSQVGLAVGPLLPLLDDVGMISPLVVLVGGGLGILVGSWTSAPRMIKSLARDYSSLGPRRSISALVPSFLIAQLAVLLGVPVSFNEIVVSAIIGSGAAVGGGSAVSSRKMLVTVGAWAGSLVLALGLGYASVAVLPIG, encoded by the coding sequence ATGGATATAGCCACTGTCGTTCTCTTCGTCGTCGCAGCGCTCGCCAGCCTGTTTATGGCGTGGGTCATCGGCGCCGGCTCCAGCGGCGCGACTCCGTTCGCACCGGCGGTCGGCGCGAACGCCGTCTCGACGATGCGTGCGGCGTTTATCGTCGGCATCTTCGGCTTCGCCGGCGCCGTCACGCAGGGATCGAACGTCTCGAAAGCCATCGGCAGCGGGCTCGTCGGCGGCATCAGCCTTCCGGTGATGGGCGTCATCGTCGTTCTGCTGATCGGGGCGGGGCTGATGGCGATCGGTATCTGGACCGGCTACCCGATCGCGACGGCCTTCACCGTGACCGGTTCGGTCGTCGGCGTCGGCCTCGCGCTCGGCGGGACACCCGTCTGGCCGAAGTACGCCCAGATCGGCTCGGTCTGGGTGCTGACGCCGTTCGTCGGCGGCGGGATCGCCTACGGGATCGCAAGCGTCCTCCCCCGAGAGGACGTCCCGGAGCGATACAGCGTCCCGGTGTTAGCCGGGCTCGTCGGCGCGGTACTGACCAACGTCGAGTTCTCGTTCCTCGGTCCGGGCGGGACGGCTGGCTCGCTGTCCGGCCTCGCGCGGCGGACGCTCGGCGTCGACGGGCTCGCGGTCCCGGTCCTCGTGACGCTGCTCGCCGCAGTCGGGATCGCCGTCGCGGTGTCGCTGGACATCCGACGAGACAAGTACGGCGGACTGCGACGAGTGCTGCTGTCGCTCGGCGCGCTCGTCGCGTTCTCGGCCGGCGGGAGCCAGGTCGGGTTGGCCGTCGGGCCGCTGCTCCCACTCCTCGACGACGTCGGGATGATCTCGCCGCTCGTCGTGCTCGTCGGCGGCGGACTCGGCATCCTCGTCGGGTCCTGGACCAGCGCCCCGCGGATGATCAAGTCGCTCGCGCGGGACTACTCCTCGCTGGGACCGCGGCGGTCGATCTCGGCGCTCGTCCCCTCGTTTCTCATCGCCCAGCTGGCGGTGCTGCTGGGCGTGCCCGTGTCGTTCAACGAGATCGTCGTCAGCGCGATCATCGGCAGCGGCGCGGCCGTCGGGGGCGGCAGCGCCGTCAGCTCGCGGAAGATGCTCGTGACCGTCGGCGCCTGGGCGGGGTCGCTCGTGCTCGCGCTGGGCCTCGGTTACGCGTCGGTCGCCGTGTTACCGATCGGCTGA
- a CDS encoding DUF6691 family protein, which translates to MSQNRHPLFMPLILLGGLIFGFGLGFSQMARPEVVLNFLQFEDFGLLFVMFGAAIVSGIAFAVMPRISDAAPLTGDRYERRLKPFDRNVLIGGGIFGVGWGLSGICPGAAYASLGVGNVTILWALAGMFVGAYLQGYWRSQSADAGAAVTRAD; encoded by the coding sequence GTGAGTCAGAATCGTCATCCCCTGTTCATGCCGCTGATCCTGCTCGGCGGCCTGATCTTCGGGTTCGGGCTCGGCTTCAGCCAGATGGCGCGGCCGGAGGTCGTGCTGAACTTCCTGCAGTTCGAGGACTTCGGGCTGCTGTTCGTGATGTTCGGCGCGGCGATCGTCTCCGGAATCGCCTTCGCGGTGATGCCGCGGATCAGCGACGCGGCGCCGCTGACGGGCGATCGGTACGAGCGCCGGCTGAAGCCGTTCGACCGGAACGTCCTGATCGGCGGCGGGATCTTCGGCGTCGGCTGGGGCCTCTCGGGCATCTGTCCGGGCGCGGCCTACGCCAGCCTCGGCGTCGGTAACGTGACGATCCTCTGGGCGCTCGCCGGGATGTTCGTCGGCGCGTACCTCCAGGGGTACTGGCGCAGCCAGTCAGCCGACGCCGGGGCCGCAGTGACGCGCGCCGACTGA
- a CDS encoding YeeE/YedE family protein: MVVDPVPLQLAGELFPNGISRYAVGGLLVGLGAVVIYVGTGIAAGASTFLESTLSYVSDQSRFQQYVASRDWRVVFTLGIILGGLAFAATVQSGVVTTSLYEPGTTGELYEVGGLTLWSTSVQPWRLFVGGVLVGIGTRIGKGCTSGHGVCGVGSASKTSLVGVATFLTVAVVTAQIVAALGVSP; the protein is encoded by the coding sequence ATGGTCGTCGATCCGGTACCGCTCCAGCTGGCCGGCGAGCTGTTCCCCAACGGGATCAGTCGCTACGCCGTCGGCGGACTGCTCGTCGGTCTCGGCGCGGTCGTGATCTACGTCGGGACGGGCATCGCCGCCGGCGCGAGCACGTTCCTCGAGTCGACGCTGTCGTACGTCTCGGACCAGTCGCGGTTCCAGCAGTACGTCGCCTCGCGCGACTGGCGCGTCGTGTTCACGCTCGGGATCATCCTCGGCGGGCTGGCCTTTGCCGCGACCGTCCAGTCCGGAGTCGTCACGACGTCGCTGTACGAGCCCGGAACGACCGGCGAACTCTACGAGGTCGGCGGCCTGACGCTCTGGTCGACCTCGGTCCAGCCCTGGCGGCTGTTCGTGGGCGGCGTCCTGGTCGGGATCGGCACCCGGATCGGCAAAGGGTGTACGTCCGGCCACGGGGTCTGTGGCGTCGGGTCGGCGTCGAAGACGTCGCTCGTCGGCGTCGCGACGTTCCTGACCGTCGCCGTCGTGACCGCCCAGATCGTCGCGGCACTGGGGGTGAGTCCGTAA
- a CDS encoding MBL fold metallo-hydrolase, whose translation MNADDFPTPDVEVATIAPETLKDRIDAGEELTLLDARMSSDYEEWRIDGETVESINVPYFEFLDDEIDEDVLERIPDDREVTVLCAKGGASEYVAGTLAERGYDVNHLEDGMNGWASIYEAVEVERYDGPGTLLQYQRPSSGCLGYLLYDDGEAAIVDPLRAFTDRYLDDADELGVDLQYAIDTHVHADHISGVRELAEFSGSSRAERSDGVRDLDAEGVEGVIPAAAVDRGITYADDLTTAEDGDTFAVGDAEIETVYTPGHTTGMTSYLLGDSLLATGDGLFVESVARPDLEEGDDGAPDAARMLYESLQERVLALDDDVLVGGAHFSDAAKPAEDGTYTAPIGQLVEEMDALTMDEDEFVELILSDMPPRPANYEEIIATNLGQESVDDDEAFTLELGPNNCAASQDSLAGD comes from the coding sequence ATGAACGCAGACGACTTTCCCACCCCGGACGTCGAGGTGGCAACGATCGCTCCGGAGACGCTGAAGGACCGCATCGACGCGGGCGAGGAGCTCACGCTCCTCGACGCGCGAATGAGCTCGGACTACGAGGAGTGGCGCATCGACGGCGAGACCGTCGAGTCGATCAACGTCCCCTACTTCGAGTTCCTCGACGACGAGATCGACGAGGACGTCCTCGAGCGGATCCCCGACGACCGCGAGGTCACCGTCCTGTGCGCGAAGGGCGGCGCCAGCGAGTACGTCGCGGGCACGCTCGCCGAGCGCGGCTACGACGTCAACCACCTCGAGGACGGGATGAACGGCTGGGCCAGCATCTACGAGGCCGTCGAGGTCGAGCGCTACGACGGTCCTGGGACGCTCCTGCAGTACCAGCGTCCCTCCTCGGGCTGCCTGGGCTACCTGCTGTACGACGACGGCGAGGCCGCCATCGTCGATCCGCTGCGCGCCTTCACCGACCGCTACCTCGACGACGCCGACGAACTGGGCGTCGACCTGCAGTACGCCATCGACACGCACGTTCACGCAGACCACATCTCGGGCGTCCGAGAACTCGCAGAGTTCTCGGGCTCGTCACGAGCGGAGCGAAGTGACGGTGTGCGCGATCTCGACGCGGAAGGCGTCGAGGGCGTCATCCCCGCGGCCGCTGTCGACCGCGGCATCACTTATGCCGACGATCTGACTACCGCCGAGGACGGCGACACCTTCGCGGTCGGCGACGCCGAAATCGAGACCGTTTACACGCCCGGTCACACGACCGGGATGACCTCCTACCTGCTCGGCGATAGCCTGCTCGCAACCGGCGACGGGCTGTTCGTCGAGTCGGTCGCCCGGCCCGATCTCGAAGAGGGCGACGACGGCGCGCCCGACGCCGCGCGTATGCTGTACGAGTCTCTCCAGGAGCGCGTCCTGGCGCTCGACGATGACGTGCTCGTCGGCGGCGCGCACTTCAGCGATGCCGCCAAGCCCGCCGAGGACGGCACCTACACGGCACCGATCGGCCAGCTCGTCGAGGAGATGGATGCGCTCACGATGGACGAAGACGAGTTCGTCGAGCTGATCCTCTCGGACATGCCGCCCCGACCGGCAAACTACGAGGAGATCATCGCGACGAACCTCGGCCAGGAGTCGGTCGACGACGACGAGGCGTTCACGCTCGAGCTCGGCCCGAACAACTGCGCCGCCAGCCAGGACTCCCTGGCCGGAGACTGA
- a CDS encoding sulfurtransferase TusA family protein, which yields MSSEYDIAETLDVKGASCPMPVVKTKGAIDDLAEGEVLEVLATDPGSMSDIDGWASGTGGVELVDQSEGDDVYKHYVRKTE from the coding sequence ATGAGTTCGGAATACGACATCGCGGAGACGCTCGACGTGAAAGGCGCATCGTGCCCCATGCCGGTCGTCAAGACGAAAGGCGCAATCGACGACCTGGCCGAAGGCGAGGTTCTCGAGGTGCTGGCGACCGACCCCGGCAGCATGAGCGACATCGACGGCTGGGCCTCGGGCACCGGCGGCGTCGAGCTCGTCGACCAGTCGGAGGGCGACGACGTGTACAAGCACTACGTGCGGAAGACGGAGTAA
- a CDS encoding DsrE/DsrF/DrsH-like family protein, which yields MSTDTPDASAGDAPSRAELAARIDELEEQLSEATSDAGDDSKKMSIIATKGTLDMAYPPLILASTAAAFGYEVTVFHTFWGLDILHEERSKNLKLSSVGNPNMPVPNAVAALPGMDRVTTSMMEKKIDDNDTATIEELIDTSLDMGVEFQACQMTIDLMDYDEDDFYDGVTTGVGAATAIQDMAEADIQLLV from the coding sequence ATGAGCACGGACACACCAGACGCGTCAGCCGGCGACGCCCCCTCCCGCGCGGAGCTCGCCGCGCGCATCGACGAACTGGAGGAACAGCTGTCGGAGGCGACGAGCGACGCCGGCGACGACTCGAAGAAGATGTCGATCATCGCGACGAAGGGGACGCTCGACATGGCGTACCCGCCGCTGATCCTCGCCAGCACCGCCGCCGCGTTCGGCTACGAGGTGACGGTGTTCCACACCTTCTGGGGGCTCGACATCCTCCACGAGGAGCGCTCGAAGAACCTCAAGCTGAGTTCGGTCGGCAACCCCAACATGCCCGTGCCGAACGCGGTCGCCGCGCTGCCCGGCATGGATCGCGTGACCACGTCGATGATGGAAAAGAAGATCGACGACAACGACACCGCGACGATCGAGGAGCTCATCGACACCTCGCTCGACATGGGCGTGGAGTTCCAGGCCTGCCAGATGACGATCGATCTGATGGACTACGACGAGGACGACTTCTACGACGGCGTCACCACCGGCGTCGGCGCCGCGACGGCCATCCAGGATATGGCCGAGGCCGACATCCAGCTGCTCGTCTGA
- a CDS encoding HalOD1 output domain-containing protein: MNTLAKRPIPRIVDAVAEAEDVEPAALNPPLAEVVDPDALETLLEEPTASELEIRFTYRGHEVVVDESGRVQIS; encoded by the coding sequence ATGAACACACTCGCAAAGCGACCGATCCCACGAATCGTCGACGCCGTCGCCGAAGCGGAGGACGTCGAGCCGGCCGCGCTCAATCCGCCGCTGGCGGAGGTCGTCGATCCGGACGCGCTCGAGACGCTGCTCGAAGAGCCGACGGCGTCAGAGCTCGAAATTCGCTTCACGTACCGCGGGCACGAGGTCGTCGTCGACGAGAGCGGTCGCGTGCAGATCAGCTGA